TATTTAATATTCTAAGGTTTCCCGGGGAAGAGTTATGAAAAAAATGAAGATATATACTAAAACCGGAGACAAAGGAACGACCGGTTTATTAGGCGGTCAGCGGGCCGGCAAAGACGACGTTCGATTGCATGCCTATGGTTCGGTCGATGAGTGTAACGCTATAATCGGACTGGCCCGTACCGGAAAGCTCGATTCCGATATTGACGAAAAATTGTTAAGCATCCAGAATTTACTTTTTATTGTCGGGGCCGACCTCGCGACCCCGGTTGATAAAAAAGCTGTGATTGACCGCGTTCAGGAAAAAGACATCGAGGTTTTGGAAAAATGGATCGATGAGCTCGAATCCGATTTGCCGGAATTAAAGCAATTTATCATCCCCGCCGGGACAAACGGCGCGGTTTACCTGCAACTGGCCCGAACGGTTTGTCGGCGGGCAGAGCGATGGGTTACGACCCTATTCAAAGAAGATGATTCGGCAGGATTG
This is a stretch of genomic DNA from Candidatus Zixiibacteriota bacterium. It encodes these proteins:
- a CDS encoding cob(I)yrinic acid a,c-diamide adenosyltransferase; protein product: MKKMKIYTKTGDKGTTGLLGGQRAGKDDVRLHAYGSVDECNAIIGLARTGKLDSDIDEKLLSIQNLLFIVGADLATPVDKKAVIDRVQEKDIEVLEKWIDELESDLPELKQFIIPAGTNGAVYLQLARTVCRRAERWVTTLFKEDDSAGLVLKFLNRLSDLFFVIARTVNHRAGISDTVWESPRGKEK